TGACAAAGTCATGCAATGCAATGTCCAAGTCGTCAACTGGAAGAATCTCCATTTTCTGCAAACAGGAAATGTGCACCAttgtagaaataaaaaataaagtttGAATGTATTCAAATCTGTAGAACAAAATTTGGAAGTCCGCTGGAAAATAAAATCATCCATTGTCTCACAATACTGTTATCAACTTTCAGCTCATGTAAAATTTTAATGCGGCCGAATAGCCATGTAGGTGCATCATATTAACTGATCAATGGCCCAATGCCTATCACAATGCAGCTTCTACCTTCTAGCCAAAAGTATTTATCTGTCATTATATTTATGATTTTATGAAGCATATTATATTTCTCCAATACTAAACTAACAGTGAGCATTTGAAACCGCTTTAATGCATGATGCTTTGTTTTCCTGATATCATGTATTATACAAGTAGAGGGCATGACATTAAGAATAAAACAGATACCAATATGTATCCCATCCCCTTCTGAAAGAAGAAATATAATAGATGTAGTTTCAAGAAATACCAAGTTATTTTCTGCAACCAAAGCTTCAATAGTTTGTTGGTTTAGTTCCTCAGGACGAAGTTTCTCGGACTCATCGATATTCTCTACAACATATTAAAGACAACGTCAATGAACGTTTACTCAAAATTTCTCATAGCTCTGTATTTTCTCTCACTAATCAAACATCATGTGCACTGTTTTTCTTAAACACAGCAAAATACCTCCTGTAGTAGTCTGGCGCTTCTTTGCTGCTTTTGAGAAAATGAGAATATCTTGGGGGTTCGCAACCTTTACAACAAGAGGCCATGAAATGAGTTCGTTCAGCTAAGCTTGAGAAGAACACTTTAATAATTAATGCATTAGTGCCCGAGGTACCTTGCCGACATACTTCTGACCAAATCGCTGTGGGTTTATTGTTGAAAACCCAGAGTAATCTACCTGCAAAACAGTACCCAGACTTTAATGTGTTTTATATATCTTCATTATTTTTCGCGGATTACTTCTACTGATATTTTACCTTGATTCGAACTAATGGAAGTTTGGCTTCAGATCTACTGGCTGTTGGTTGACTACTCTTTTCGATCAGATTTCTTACCTGAAATCGAGGTAAATCGTTTCCATTTAACAAAGGAGTTTCACCAGACTAAAGAAACTGGCAAATAAGAATTATTGATGAATTCACACCAGCAATGCCATATGCTTATAGGAAAAGGGACAATATCTGAAGTTCTAAACACAAAACAGGAAACTGAAAACTCACAATTTTATCCAAATGTTCAAGAACAGAGGCCTGATCGTTAGGGTCGACATCTGCTTCATCTTTCAACACAACCTACACATTCAACACCATGAGAAACCGAGAATCACTTATATAAGCATGAAGTAAGGAGTGGCATACCTCAGCATACTCAAAAGGTCTAACGGTCATCAAAGGTATTTTGTTTGGTCTATACTGGTTTCCCTGTTGAAGGAATATGCAAGGAATAAGAAAACTCTGAACACCACAACAATGTAGTGTTTAacataaaagaagaagaaaattaaCCTTGATTTCTAACAAAAGAACATGCTTTGGTTTTGCTTCACCATCAATCAGGGAGGTTGCAACTGATGAGCCTGGCTGCGTAATGTGAAAACCCATTCCAGGGACCTCCTACAGGCAATTGATCAGAAGGCAAGTGCACAGTAAGTTTTTTCCTTGAAAAAAATAATAATTTCAAAAAGAAATCCCAAATTATTACCTGGGGGTCAATAAGGCATTCATGCTCATGGCCCCATACCACGAAGTCTAGAAAACGTGGTAAGAAATGCTCGTTGATGGCACTTTTTGGGTTTGTCTTTATCCTGTATGTGTTCAGAACTTCAGATGTAAATTGCTTTCCAGCATGCAGGATTAAGGACTGAAATAAATTAGTAAAATGCATACCTGTTCTGATGAAGTACCAGGATATTGAACCAGTCAGATACTGATAGACCCTCTTGACTTTCAGGTCGCATCCATTGTACTGAATGTGGTGTCTGAAGTGTTGAGATACAGAATATGAAATCATAAAGGGGTGACTGCGTTGCAGATGTACAAAGATACAAAAAAAATATTGCTCTATAAAAAGCTCCAAACCAAACTAGCAGAATGGAGAGGCACCTGAAACATTCTGTTCAGTCGCTCATCTCTAATGTTCCCAAGGCCATATAGTGCAACTGTAGTTGTACCCTGAAATGATATGAAATTACAGATTTGGCATCTGAGAGCTCATGATATTGCCTGGGACTGAAGTAGTTCACCTTTTTAACAAGTACTGGATGGACAGCTATTTGACCAACACCAGAGCCGCCAAGGTCCATCTTCCCAAAATAATTTACAAGATTGCAAGCCGAAAGGATATCAATAGCAGAGAGGTTATCCTACAATGAGGAAAAATGAACGAATGCATAAAAGAAAGTGGAGAGACATAATACAGATAATTTCAGTAGAAACCCATACAATTCAAAAGATCATAAAAATAAGCTCATACCACCCCAGCAGGATCATCATGATTTCCATGGATAGTGAACACAGGCAAGCCAACATTGAAATGTGGGTCTTCATAGTTTACGTGGCCAAATCTGGTAATGCAACAGGAAAGTTCATCTGAGAACATGGCCAAGAATATAACTGCACGCATCTTTCCTACggttttcatgcatgataaagagATAAATAAGATCAAAATAAATTAAAAGTAATAGGCTTTCTCATGAAAAATCATGTGGTTGTCCTTCTTGAATTTTTAAATCGAGTAATCACCAAAATATGAGGACCGTTATGAAATGGAATGTTGAGCTTTGAGATTCATTGTTCAACCTGTTTGGGAAGTTGACTGTCTGATCACTGACAACCTGGAACTTCACTGGCAGGTCATTCAGGCAGTAGCGGCGTAGAATCTCAATGGTCTTCACCAGGGTTGAACGCGAAGGCTTGTTCTCATGGAACAGGTCACCACCAAGAAGCACAAAGTCTACCTGCGAATCAGTCTCATCCCAGTTATTACAGGCCAATAATGGGCTGTCCACGACAGGATGAACAGGTGGATCAAAATAACCGCACGCAAAACATTGCTCCTACGAACCTCCTTCTGCTTTGCCAACGAGCATATCTCCTCAAAAGCCTCGAACGAATCAAACCTCCGTATCTCGTCCTTCTCCATGTAGCCCAGATGGCAGTCGGTGGCCACAAGTATCCGGAGCGTGTCTCTGTCGTCTTCCCTGCAGTGGCATTCAACAGCGAACAGGTCAGGAGGACAGGACAGGACAGCATCATGTGGCTGTCAGCCTAGTGGCAGGTGGCAGCCAATCGAATGCCCCAATGCACAAAGATAGTTGTCTCTATGCAACGAGTAGTAGTTGTCTCTATGCAACGAGTAGTTAATTGCAAAAAATTCGGATTGATTACTATGTATTTATCCAGATTATCATGCCACTAAGGCATTATGATGATCAGGTGGACTCACATTGCCTCTGCTGGTTCCAACTATAGCCAAAGCACTCGTCTCCGATCAACAGCTCACTGCAAGGACAACAGACACACAACCACGGTTAGCTGACAAGCGACAATACCAACGACTCGAGTGGCGGGAGCACGATGGAGGCTTGGAGGCGTTCCGTCGAACAGGTGCTGGGCGCCACAACAGCTGCACCACACGCCCAAACCAGAGCCAACCTCGCACGCAGCAAGCCGCCACGAAACAAGGCACGCGGAAAACGCGGAGACGCCGGAGTCTACGGCGAGAGAAGCACGGCAATCACCTTCTCTTCTCCTGtcgccacctccaccgccgtcgatGGGAGAAGCCCACCGCGGCGACCGACCTGGCGCGAAGCCGTAGTCGGTGGACGCTAGTCTCAGCTCGACCGACGGACCGCTCGCACCCTCTCCTGCACGCAACGGCGGCGTCGGAGTCGCGGCTGCTGACCAGGGACGACCCGAGCGGCGCGGCGCCACCTGTGTCAGCGGCGGACGAACCGGAGGCAGCGGgaggaaaggaaagaaaataaTTGACCCGCCGGTCGCGGGACCCTCGCGGCTTTACTTCCTTTCTGGGTCGCCAGGCTAAACAGGCCCACGAGTCTTCGGCCCATGGGGTAGGTCCACCTGGGCCGCCCAGGATAGAACCTCTCTCCCCTGCCCGTCCGTAGCCCATAGCCATAGCCACGAGCTGCTGCCGGCTTCCTCCTACGCGATACGAGAGTGTTCGTTCCTTCCCGACCTGCGGCGGCGATCGATTTCTAGGGCAAACTCCTCGCCCGGTCCGCGCGCTCGAGGCGAGAGGAGGGTTCGGCTGGTGAGATGGTAAGCTGGTGCGCGGGCTGGTTCGGTGGTTCGATTCCTGTTGGTGCGGGCGTGTCGTTGATGTTTTGCTGTTGGTTTCTGCTCAGGCAGGGCGCAAGGAGACGGCGCTCGACCTGGCCAAGTTCGTCGACAAGGGCGTCCAGGTCAAGCTCACCGGCGGCCGCCAAGGTTGATTCGATTCGCACAGCCCAAATCCCCTCGTTTTTCCTCTATCCCTTCCCAGTGTTATGATAAGATACATCGTCAGATCCATCAGAGGGCTCCCTATTTGTTTTGCGTCAGGCTCTGCCACCCGTGCAGTGTTTGGTGCAGAGTGATTCGTAGAGAATGGCGCGAGTGTTACTGACGTGACTTGTTAGCTGGCCTTTGTCTGATTTAGTTGGTGAGTTTTGTGTTTCTCTGGTGTTGAAGGATGTGTCTGTGTGTGAGTTGTTGGCTCTTGTCATTCTAGTCAGAAAACAAATGCCTATGTGTGAGTTTATCTAGTCTAGATGTGTGCTAGGGTACCTGTTTCTACAGTGAGGAAACAGGTGGGGTGGGAAAGTGAAATTAAACCTGGATCATGGTAATTCATCATGTGTTAGCGTGATGTATGGACTTTTATCGCAAATCTTTTACAGGCTTGTGCTTGCTTGCACCTCTTTTTTGTTGGGTATGTTTGTCTATAAATTTTGACAGGGTGTGGGTATGAGGTGTCTCTTACCTTACTAGTTGAAAATTGTTTAAGCTCCTATGGTGGCCAGCTCTATGAAACCTATGTACTCCCTtagttcacaaatataagataatctaacttttttatgaatcagatgtatatagacacgttttagtgtgtttgttcactcatttcgctccgtatgtagtccatattgaaacatccaaaacatcttatatttatgaacggaggtacTACCTGTTTATCTCCTGCTGTGTTCTTGCTAGCAGTTATATACTGACGTGACATATGCATATTTGCAGTTACAGGAACTTTGAAGGGATATGACCAGCTGCTGAACTTGGTGCTGGATGAAGCAGTCGAGTCTGAAAGAGGTATTTAGGCTTCCTTCATTTGGGTTTTAGGGCGTGTTTGGATCCCCTCCACTCCTTTGAATCCTTGACTCCGCTCCGGCGCTCCCTGCTCCTGGATTATTGGCTCTGCCCCAAAAAATCAGGAGTGGCTATCACGTTCGTTAACCACTCCACTCCCTCCACAACGGGGTGTGAGGTTCAGGTAGTTGCTGCGCGCTAGCGATAAAATTGGATCAAGCGAACCCGTAAGTTTTGCGCGAGAGGCTAGGGAGTGGCACGCGGAGCTCGGTTTCAGCGACTCTGCCGGATTGAACTACAGTCTGCTCCGCTCCGCTCGTCTGACTCTGCGGAGTAGTAGCGTTCGGCACCGCTCGGCCCGCTCCTGGAGCAGAGCTGTGGAGCGGAGTGAATCCGAACACGCTCTTACTGTCCATCTATTTTTTTTTTCTAATGATTGACGGTTTATACAGTTAGAGCTTAGGGTGAGAGCTATGACTTATTTGTTCAGCATAGAATCTTTTGTTCTACTAAAAATTCGTCAAGGCTAACTTTGTAATAGAGCACTGCATTGAGTGCTACTTcctccgttctaaattactcgtcacagaaatggatgtatctagaactaaaatacatctagatacatccatacctgcgacaagtaattcggaacggagggagtagattgcaACAAATGTGGAGTTTATGTTTTCTGTAAACAACATGATCATCGTAACTCCTGcacatttaaagagaataatggccCCCCTTTCTTCTACAGTGTCATGTGTAATAACCTTCATCTTGCAATTTTCTTTTGTAGAGCAAGATGACCCATTGAAGCTGTCAACCAAGACCAGACAACTTGGTCTAATTGTAAGTACTCTTTTACTATTGTCTCTATCAGTCAACATGTGGATTCAATCCTCTGCCTATCATTTTGAATATCTTGATAGTGGATGCTATCCTCCATTGTTTACCGATGTTATATTAATATATACCATATGGCCCTTAACCTTTCTCAGCAATTAGCTCCCCATGTGCTCATCAGTTGTTATGCTGGATATGAATTGATTGTTTAATTAATCCTTTTGTGTGTTTTGCTTTGCTGTTGTTGAGTACATATGTCATACATCTATTGATACAATGATACTTTGTGTTGCAGGTGTGCAGAGGCACTGCTGTCATGCTGGTGTCACCAACTGATGGAACCGACGAGATTGCCAACCCCTTCCTCGCAGCGGAGGGGGCGTCATAAGCTTTGTGCTAGTCAATTAGTTCAGAGCTGTGTTACTCAAGCATGTGCCAAAAGAGCTTCTGTTCTTTTGGAGAAAAAAAACTAATTGTACCCGTGTTTGACATGTGCTGATGAACTTGTAATTTGTATTGAGCTACTTAAAACATCCTTTCAGAGCAGCCATGTTTGCATTTATCTTCGTTGTTGGAGAATGTTGTCATGGTTCTAGGAGAATGGCTGCATCTATCTTGCATTTTAGCTTGATGAAATATCAGGTGTAGATACAAGTTTACCAGAATTGCTCACAAACAAAATACCATGGAAAATAGCAGCTTTGTTTCGTGGGCGTCTTTTGCTGCTCTCTTCACGCTTGTTTTACGAGTTCAACCAAGTTCAGTAAACTGTTCACCCTCAATCTATAGATGTTTTAGTGCAAGCCAGGCAAAGGCAGAGCTCTCTTCACGCTTGTTTTATGAGTTCAAAGTTAAATAAACTGTTCATCCTCAATTTATAGATGCTTTAGTGCCAGCCAGGCAAAGGCAGAGCTGCATCGGGCAACAAACAATTGGGTGGCAATGTACTTGCTCCTGTCCCTGAGAATTTGATCTTCAATGTCAATTGAAAAAAAAAAACTTGGCTGAAACAGTGACAAGGTACTTGCTCCTGTCCCCGAAATGTGATTTCGAAATTAAGTCAAACTTTGAAAACTTGGTCATTTAAAAGGTTATCTTCATTTGCAATACCAAATACCAACTATATACTATTGGATGCGTGATGAGACattttttcatattatatttacATAACTATTtataacttcctatttacccccgtccgactatcgtcaactagcaccacatcatccgcaaagagcatacaccatgggatatctccttgtataccccttgtgacctcattcatcaccaatgcaaaaagataagggctcaaagctgacccctgatgcagtcctatcttaatcgggaagtcatcggtgtcgacatcacttgttcgaacacttgtcacaacattattgtacatgtccttgatgagggtaatgtactttgctgggactttgtgtttctccaaggcccaccacatgacattccgcggtatcttatcataggccttctccaagtcaatgaacaccatatgcaagtccttcttatgctccctatatctctccataagttgtcgtaccaagaaaatggcttccatggtcgacctcccaggcatgaaaccaaactgatttttggtcacgcttgtcattcttcttaagcggtgctcaatgactctctctcatagcttcattgtatggctcatcagcttaattccacgataattagtacaactctgaacatctcccttgttcttgaagattggtactaatacactccgtctccattcttctgacatcttgtttgcccgaaaaatgaggttgaaaagcttggttagccatactatcgctatgtccccgagacctttccacacctcaatggggatacaatcagggcccatcgccttgcctcctttcatcctttttaaagc
The window above is part of the Triticum aestivum cultivar Chinese Spring chromosome 2A, IWGSC CS RefSeq v2.1, whole genome shotgun sequence genome. Proteins encoded here:
- the LOC123190880 gene encoding sm-like protein LSM7; the encoded protein is MAGRKETALDLAKFVDKGVQVKLTGGRQVTGTLKGYDQLLNLVLDEAVESEREQDDPLKLSTKTRQLGLIVCRGTAVMLVSPTDGTDEIANPFLAAEGAS
- the LOC123190879 gene encoding double-strand break repair protein MRE11 isoform X2, encoding MEDDRDTLRILVATDCHLGYMEKDEIRRFDSFEAFEEICSLAKQKEVDFVLLGGDLFHENKPSRSTLVKTIEILRRYCLNDLPVKFQVVSDQTVNFPNRFGHVNYEDPHFNVGLPVFTIHGNHDDPAGVDNLSAIDILSACNLVNYFGKMDLGGSGVGQIAVHPVLVKKGTTTVALYGLGNIRDERLNRMFQTPHSVQWMRPESQEGLSVSDWFNILVLHQNRIKTNPKSAINEHFLPRFLDFVVWGHEHECLIDPQEVPGMGFHITQPGSSVATSLIDGEAKPKHVLLLEIKGNQYRPNKIPLMTVRPFEYAEVVLKDEADVDPNDQASVLEHLDKIVRNLIEKSSQPTASRSEAKLPLVRIKVDYSGFSTINPQRFGQKYVGKVANPQDILIFSKAAKKRQTTTGENIDESEKLRPEELNQQTIEALVAENNLKMEILPVDDLDIALHDFVSKDDKTAFYACLQRNLDETRKKLNSEAEKFKIEEEDIIVKVGECMQERVKEISLRSKGDTGLASSTQNLDTIRGKSVAAESSMNTFSDDEDTRELLLGTRSTRSTAGFTRPSKDATGAARGGASKRGRGKGSLKQTTLSFSQSRSSAAIRSEEVDSSSDEDAANEVYEVVENSDPEDSFPQSGRKRPAPRGRGRARGTTTAKRGRKADTGSMPSMVMSKDDDSDEDDKPKKPPPRVTRNYGAVKRR
- the LOC123190879 gene encoding double-strand break repair protein MRE11 isoform X1, producing MEDDRDTLRILVATDCHLGYMEKDEIRRFDSFEAFEEICSLAKQKEVDFVLLGGDLFHENKPSRSTLVKTIEILRRYCLNDLPVKFQVVSDQTVNFPNRFGHVNYEDPHFNVGLPVFTIHGNHDDPAGVDNLSAIDILSACNLVNYFGKMDLGGSGVGQIAVHPVLVKKGTTTVALYGLGNIRDERLNRMFQTPHSVQWMRPESQEGLSVSDWFNILVLHQNRIKTNPKSAINEHFLPRFLDFVVWGHEHECLIDPQEVPGMGFHITQPGSSVATSLIDGEAKPKHVLLLEIKGNQYRPNKIPLMTVRPFEYAEVVLKDEADVDPNDQASVLEHLDKIVRNLIEKSSQPTASRSEAKLPLVRIKVDYSGFSTINPQRFGQKYVGKVANPQDILIFSKAAKKRQTTTGENIDESEKLRPEELNQQTIEALVAENNLKMEILPVDDLDIALHDFVSKDDKTAFYACLQRNLDETRKKLNSEAEKFKIEEEDIIVKVGECMQERVKEISLRSKGDTGLASSTQNLQDTIRGKSVAAESSMNTFSDDEDTRELLLGTRSTRSTAGFTRPSKDATGAARGGASKRGRGKGSLKQTTLSFSQSRSSAAIRSEEVDSSSDEDAANEVYEVVENSDPEDSFPQSGRKRPAPRGRGRARGTTTAKRGRKADTGSMPSMVMSKDDDSDEDDKPKKPPPRVTRNYGAVKRR